TCGTTGGTGGTTCCGGAATTTAATAATGATGTCGGAGCAGAAAGTTATGAGGTAGCCTGTGATGGGCCTGACAAACTTGTGTTTTATCCGGCTAAAAAAGATGGTAAACTGGTAGGAGTAGCCGTAAAAACCTATACTGACAAAGGTTTCAGTGGAAGGTTTGTCATCATGGTCGGCTTTCTGCCCGATGGTGTGATACAGAATACCGCAGTTCTTGAGCATCACGAAACCCCCGGTCTGGGTGATAAAATGGATGTGTCAAAATCAAAATTCCCGGTTCAGTTTAACGGTAAAAATCCTGAATCATTTAAGCTGAAGGTGAAAAAAGATGGAGGTGATGTAGATGCCATTACAGCTGCTACCATTTCTTCAAGGGCATATTGTGATGCCATTCAACGGGCTTATGATGCTTTTGTAAAAGAAAAAAATGAA
This is a stretch of genomic DNA from Sphingobacteriales bacterium. It encodes these proteins:
- a CDS encoding RnfABCDGE type electron transport complex subunit G, giving the protein MASKKESTFVNMTVTLAVITITASVALAGVFNLTKEKIEQAKKEKLQKAISLVVPEFNNDVGAESYEVACDGPDKLVFYPAKKDGKLVGVAVKTYTDKGFSGRFVIMVGFLPDGVIQNTAVLEHHETPGLGDKMDVSKSKFPVQFNGKNPESFKLKVKKDGGDVDAITAATISSRAYCDAIQRAYDAFVKEKNEGGLK